AAGAGACCAGCTGTGAGGCGGCGGAAACCCAAgcatgacgatgaggacCAAGGCGGCGTAGTAGAGCGACTTGTCCTGAAGAACAATAAGATAGGCCCTGATGGATGGAAGTATCTCTCGCTTTTCATATATTTATGCCGATCGCTTAAATTCCTCGACGTATCTTATATTCAATTCCCGCGCCAGCCTCAATCACAGCAAAACGGGTCACTCAACAATGGAGTTCATATACCTCGAAGTATCTCGAGCATCTTCTCCGCTGCTTTGGGAGAGCGACTAGGGGGATCAACGCTCGAATTAGTCAACATTGGCCAAACGGGTTTGACAATGGGGCAGCTTGGAACAATCGTCGACGGCCTAATTCAATGTGGCGTGAAACGACTCGGTTTGTCACACAACCAGATCGATGCAGAGGGCATGAAACATGTTGTCAAGTTCCTCACAGAGGGTCACTGCGAAGGTCTCGACTTGGGCGGCAATGATCTCAGCCAACACACTGAAGCCTTGGCAACAGCCATCGAAAATGATACGACGCTCTGGGACTCGGCATGGCCGATTGTAACTTGACACCTTCGGCACTCTGCAAGATCTTGCCTGTGATGGTCAAGCTACCGAATTTGCGATTCTTTGATTTGTCCCAAACCCAGCATTGTTCCAGTCAACCCCCAGCGCTGTTGTCTGCTCAGGAGGTATGTACTTGATAACCCTCAGCTCGACTCAGGTATACTAACTGTACATAGATATCTTCCCAAGATGAAGGTGTTGAAACGTATGCATCTAGAAGATGCTGCGATGACGCCAGAACAAGCGATCGCAATAGTGGAAGTGCTCCCTGAGGTTAAAACGCTGGCGCATATCAATATCACCAACAACGCCGAGATTGTCAAGCTCGCCGATGCGAGCacagaagaagcgcaagaagaagcttgcgCTCTTTACGCGTCTCTACTTGCCGCAGCTCGTGTGTCCAAGAGTCTCATTTGTGTGGATATCGAGGTCCCTAGTGAACATGCTGGAGAGATTGTCAAGGCTATGGCTAAGCAAGTTGTTGCCTACTGCCTTCGTAACATGGAACGACTTCCCGATACTGACGCAGGTGCGGTTTTGGCATCGACGCTTGCCGAGAACAACCTAGAGGCTGGCGAGAATAAGTTGCCACCTTATCCTGATGTTCTCGCGCATCTTGTTGGACACGACGTCCTAGACCAAGACGAAAGCGACGACGACAACGGTTCAGCGCCTGATGAGGACTATGTTATCGGAGGTACTGGTGTGGTCAAGGCGCTTGCTTGTTGCCTGAAGAATCGTGGCGATGAGTCACGGAGACAATCAGGCGAATTTATTCGTGAGATTGAGAACGGAGCATCAAGCCCTGCGGCGAACCTGTCCACAGGTGGAAAGGCCAAGGACATGTCAAAGCACCTATTGATGGGTGCACGCAAGATCCGCCAACGTCTCCAGCCGGCGCTCATCAAAGCAAGGGCAAATCCTGATGATGATCACAACCTCCGCAGGCTAACCTTCCTCGACGACACTTTGCAAGGAATTATCAAACGTTTCGAGGACGAATACCCGGATACTCGTGAGGATCCTGCATTGCAAAAGCGCCCCCGTGCAGGTACGAAGGGCAGCGAAGAGTTGCCGACCACATTGCCGCTCGAGGATTCTGCGTTGGCTCTATCGGACAACGAGGACGAAGGCGAAATTACCGGAGGCAAGCCGCTGTCGAGGTCCAACTCTATGGCCAAGATATtggttgaggaagaaggccGAATCCTCCGTGCTGGTCATCGCTTTCGCGCTGGTCTCATTACGGAGGAGCAGATTGACCTCTCAGTACAATCGATGATATCGGATCGGATCCTAAACACGTCAGGATGCTTGTTGAACTGGCTGAGGATCTCGGTGGAGAAATCTGGGAATtagtcaaggagaagggtcCTGTGAGGGCATTCAAGGAGGATCGAGATATTGCTTTCAAGTGCATGGAGGCGAGCGATCCAGAGCACTGGGCTCGATTCGCTGAGGCGCAGTACAAGTCTCGCGCGAACATTAGCATTCCATCAGCAGCGAAGCAGGGAGAGGCAGTCGACGAGAGCGCGGTTGCCGATTGAAGTAGTGGGCTGCAAGAAAGATACTGAGATGATGCCTGTATAAACCTCTGCTAGGAGAAGATCGAGTCATGACGGGTTGACCATGGCCTGTGCATCATCACGAGTAAAGAGAAGGATGTGGATTGAAATGACATGTTATGCGCATAGAAGTCAGGGCGCTCGTTAACGACTGACTTTTCCTTTTCATTCTATTTTGCTTTGAGCGGGGAGTTATGAATAGGTTCTCTTTCAAGAGAGACGTGGCTATACTATACTATCAATGCGCGAACGGGATCACAAATACGTGCATAGTCTTGGGAACTGGGTGAATAATACAGCGTCGCGAACTGAAGTCGATCTTTGTTAAGGGGCGTTGGAGAGTGTGATACTACTTCGTATTATATGTAATGAGGTTTCCATCGAGAATTACAAACCCTGGATTTGTTCTGGGGATCAATGTTTAACTTGATCCTCAGTGGATATTCACCATGTAACCTTGAGTAAGTACCTTAGATAGTGCATGATGTGCATCTCTATACCTATAGGCGATGCGGCGTGGCCGGGATGAGCACGGGGGTGAGGGAAGCAAGCCACGTTTGTTGATCTTAGCTCTTCAATTAATCAATAAATTCTTTTGGCGCCAGAGACGACGGGAAGAAAGGCAAGAAGTTCTAGTTCACCGGCTGTTTCGTTTTGGTCAAAACCGTGAGATTCGGTTGGTCCGCGACTTGGAGTCCTTAATTCGGCCTGCAACGTAAGCTATTCTGCTTTGGGGAACATGAAACGCGAACCATGCCTTATGGGGCAACAGGGGTAGGACAACCTCTTGCATCTCCAACGTCTCGAGCTTCAGCTTTCAATTAATATTGTACTCTTCTCAACTTCTGTGCGcgtttctttctttttagTCGTTTCACCGCATGCGATTCGAGCCATTCTATTTGTACACAAGTCTCTCGAGTCCGCTTTTATTCCCGTCTTGAATGCACAGCCTCATGTCGAGGCTTCTTTCAGGGTCGTATCTGACAggaggggggggggggaggaatcatgatgatgatgcgcTCACTGATCAGGCCGTGATGATGCTAAATCCAGAAACTTCGCATTAGGTCTAGACTGCATTGAAGTCTAAATAATGCGGTTGAAGGAGCAGTTGTGCAGTCATCGCCTTCGTCATTGGGCTGTGAGATCTGCGTTTCGTCTGTCTTAATGCAGGAGTTATATGTGCAACATGGTTGCTGAGCTGGCAATGCGAGGACAACAAACCACAGATTCGATCGCTTCTTTGCTACCCAGACATAAAGAACTCTCAACCGTTCTCTCCTTGTTGCTATCATTATCGTTCGTCCGTGTTGAAGTAACGAAACGACCCAGCATATCAATGTGTGGGTTGATGCTCATTCCATTTTCCGAGCTCCTGGCCGTGGCAATCATAGCTGATGTCGAAACAGAAGCACGACCCTCATCTGCGGGTTACCCGTTGGCATCAGGCTGGGTTGATTGGCTTCCACCCGTCCATCTAATTCATGCAAATGCTTGCAAGGCCCATGCTAGGGTCCCCATGCGGGATCCTTGTACAGCCTAGGATCCCTCGACCACTTCTCTGGTTACGAGATCTTGAGCGTGTCTCTCGTCTCTTTTGGTCCAACGACTTCCTGGTCTTCTCTCccctcttctttctcttctattCTACGGACCTTCTTTTCATTCGTTATGGTCTGTCGACTGTTGGTTATTCGTTCGTTTCTTACACTCATTTACCCTTCTGTTTAGTCTGTCGTTTCCTTGCTGTATTTGCTATCCTTGAGGCGAGCTGCGCTCATCATCGTAGTCTTTCCACCCTTTTTGACCATACAGCATCATTTTCACCTCAGATGTCACCCAGTGATCAATGCACCTTCACACTTTGACTGTTGACCAACGAGTGTCGTACATGATCGATCTCCCTTGGCTTACATCTTCGAATCGACTTCGCCACATTGTGTGACAGCCTCTGAACAAATCAAACCTCAAACTCCGTCATCTCATAAACCAAATCACATATACGATGGAGGGGCCTCCTTCTACCCGGTCATTTAGACCATGGGTGTGGGAGAAGCCTGGCTCAGTCATGAACTTTGAAAACTTCGAAAGGTAACCAAACAACAGAAGTCATGTCTGACTACGGCATCCAACTAATCCGAGATAGTATCTCAGAAGAGCCTGGCTCCGCGACGACTACACGACCCCCGACTAGTCGGACTCGAGGCTTCACCACTTCCTCAGGGCGGCAGACCGTCAGATGGCCCTTTCACAGCTTCAGCAACTCACGATCTTCCATTCCCAATTACCCTCGCAGACCGTCCAACTCTCGGTCTATCCCGCACAGTTCGGGCTCTTTTCCTCGCCGTGCTGCCGGCAGCATAAGTCGTTCTGTCTCTAGCGTTCTTGGAAGCGACATCATCCCTGACTATGTAGTCAACTTCATGCGCGGCGAGACGCCGGAGACTCTCGCTCGAAGGCACCGCATTCCAGATAGTCCCGAGCCCGGACAGTTTCAACGCCCACAGGAATCTCAACTCGACTTTATTCATTCAGCTTCCAGTACACCCGACAACTCGAGGCCGGGTACTCCGAGGGCTGAACGGGAGAAGATGCTTGTGGAGGAACGACCGCAGCCTACCAGATCTCTTATGACAGGATGGAGAGCTGGTGTTGCAGCCAACATGTTCCTGACTTTCCTGATTCTTGTGGCTTCTGTGGCTTGTCTCGCCCTCGCCTCGGCCCAGGGACATATGTCAACATGGGAATCGTTGTTAATGGAGGGTAGTTCGACTACAGTTGAAGGTATTGCTAGAGGGATCTTGGCAGCCGTGAATGTGTTTGCCATCATTCTCATCGCTGGAGCCAACTACGTCGTTCAAATCCTCAACAGCCCGACTCGTGCTGAGGTAGACAACGCCCACTCAGCCTTTAAGTGGCTCGACATCGGTATCCCTTCTCTACGAAACATGTCACTCATCTCTTCGACCAGGGCAACGCTGTCAGGTATCATGATGACGTTTGCCCTCCTCTCCCAAGTAATGTATGCATCCCAGAATCTGACGACATGTATTGTCACTGACAAATTGAAGATATAATTCCATAATTATTACTACCGAACACGCCGAGAAATCTAAATCATCGCTTAATGTTAACGGACCTCTTCTCGCCGCTATTACGCTAATCAATGTTGTTCTCATACTCACTTATGCCATCGCTGTCGCATTAGCACTCACCAGACAAGTATTCAGCCCACTCGTCACGCTTGGTGATGCTCTGAGCTCGTTCCTCGCCGATCCCGATGTCAGCACTGAGGATTCAtgcctcatcaccaaggaagagatcaagaaggGATTATGGGGAGACCGAGAGGGCAAGTACTGGTATGCCAAGACAAGCCGCTGGTTTAATGTTCCCTCATTCAACCGATGGGCTATTTGGTTCATGACATGGATCATGCCTGTGGGGTTGGCAGCTGCGGCTCTGGCACTGGGGGCTGTGAAGGAACCCAAGGAGGCCTTCACTGGGTTTGGCAAGGTGGCAGTGGTATATGAGCTGCCCACGGGAACGTCAAGGTCTGGTCTGGCCGTTGTGGCTGCGTTGCCCCAGCTCCTTTTGGGTCTGCTGTACCTTTCCAGTAACGCGCTGCTCACCTTGCTCTACCTGTCTCACGAGCTCTCGCAGTTTACATCGGACCTGCTTCCTTTGCGCGTGTCTTCAGGACAGCCACTCGGTTCACAGACGACTTCACTATATCTCACCTTGCCTCGGCCCGTATCCTGGATactcttctttcttgttaCCGCAATGGCTTTTCTCCTCAGTCAGGGCATTCTTCTCGTGTCTGTGGACGGCAGTAAGGGAACCACAACGGGAATTGGCTTCAGCCCCCTACCGCTACTTATCCTCCTCGCTCTACTTGTGCTACTCGGTCTCGGCATTGCTGGTCTAGCACTCCGGCAGGTGGATCCCCGTGGTTCCGTTGAAGGCGGAGAACCGGCCGGTAACCCACTCGCTTTAGTGGGTGGAACGTGTTCGGCGGTTCTGAGCGGACGATGTCACCGAGTACCGCGAGAGGGCGGCGTTGAAACACTCGAGGTTCGTTGGGGCGTGGTGCGAGAAGGTGTAGGGATGAACGCAGGACATGCGACCTTCTCTGGGAGACCAGTGGGGGACATCATGGTTGGTAGAGCTTACTCCTGAGGAGATGAATTTATACTAGCCGACTGGTTGTTTCGGGGAACACTTGCATTCTTTATAGCGGGTCTGATTATTCTTGGGATGCTGACGGTGTTCTGTGATAAGAGCGCGGTTCATAATGTAGGCACGGATGATATACCTGGCGTCTATTGGGAAAGGGTTTCATGTGAAAAGTTCGAATAGTTGAAGAGTCGAATTTCTGTGGGTAATTTTTGCGCAAGGCTGAGGTAAAACTGCTATGAAGTTGAATACACCAGTTCGACGTGCTCCCATGTGTATTATGGTATTTCAGCCAGTAGAAACGGTCGACTGGGGCGAGAATGAGAAGATAATGCCCAACAAAAGAGGTCAGGTCACACTTGTTGGTCCAGATATCTTATGTTATGAAACGAGTTGCTGGATATGAGTGGATAGAATCAGAGTTGGGACATATGATCGGCAACTAAGATAATCAAAAATGGGTCATGGGCTCACGGTCGAGGTCAAGA
This DNA window, taken from Fusarium oxysporum f. sp. lycopersici 4287 chromosome 7, whole genome shotgun sequence, encodes the following:
- a CDS encoding hypothetical protein (At least one base has a quality score < 10), with the protein product MKVLKRMHLEDAAMTPEQAIAIVEVLPEVKTLAHINITNNAEIVKLADASTEEAQEEACALYASLLAAARVSKSLICVDIEVPSEHAGEIVKAMAKQVVAYCLRNMERLPDTDAGAVLASTLAENNLEAGENKLPPYPDVLAHLVGHDVLDQDESDDDNGSAPDEDYVIGGTGVVKALACCLKNRGDESRRQSGEFIREIENGASSPAANLSTGGKAKDMSKHLLMGARKIRQRLQPALIKARANPDDDHNLRRLTFLDDTLQGIIKRFEDEYPDTREDPALQKRPRAGTKGSEELPTTLPLEDSALALSDNEDEGEITGGKPLSRSNSMAKILVEEEGRILRAGHRFRAGLITEEQIDLSVQSMISDRILNTSGCLLNWLRISVEKSGN